One Dissulfuribacter thermophilus genomic region harbors:
- a CDS encoding M23 family metallopeptidase, translating into MKRIFYTIVFILILSVLGVIGYFGSIVLEGDSPQITINSPTKYLSKNSPIIITAKDSKAGLRSISISIVQGDNQIQLGQKVFPIDRWWEGSSVKETTVSWNVDPKALNLKEGPSTLVVVARDASFRSEFKGNAITVKKEIIIDTTPPRISVLSRVHNVRIGGSGLVTFKVNEPVKKAGVLVGNHFFKPFNREKDNTYSCLFAVPALAPKSQQGIFLIAIDMAGNEQKRGFYYDLLPFRPVKDTIRISENFLRRKMPEFSQLIGQDSKDLLSVFLKVNNDLRKQNNDRLLSFCQKVSGPPMWKNGFKALPNAAKRAGFADERHYYYRGKEIDQANHMGIDLASIKNAPVPAANSGTVVFAGDLGIYGNTVIIDHGAGLYTSYSHLGDMTVSPGEVVDKGYIIGKTDTTGLAGGDHLHFATIVQGVFVNPLEWLDARWIKDHIDKNM; encoded by the coding sequence ATGAAACGTATTTTCTATACAATAGTATTTATTTTGATTCTTTCTGTCCTCGGAGTCATAGGCTATTTTGGCTCTATTGTCCTTGAAGGGGATAGTCCTCAAATCACAATCAACTCCCCAACAAAATACCTCAGCAAAAATAGCCCGATAATCATAACTGCAAAGGATTCAAAAGCAGGCCTAAGGAGTATCTCCATCTCCATTGTCCAAGGAGATAATCAAATCCAACTGGGCCAAAAAGTATTCCCCATTGATAGATGGTGGGAGGGATCCAGCGTAAAAGAGACAACTGTCTCGTGGAACGTGGATCCAAAGGCGCTGAATCTCAAAGAAGGGCCCTCCACTCTAGTCGTAGTTGCCAGAGATGCCAGCTTCAGGAGCGAATTCAAGGGCAATGCAATTACCGTCAAAAAAGAAATTATCATCGACACCACCCCCCCAAGGATCTCTGTCTTGAGTCGTGTCCACAATGTGAGAATTGGCGGTAGTGGGCTTGTTACATTTAAAGTGAATGAGCCGGTGAAAAAGGCCGGTGTCTTGGTTGGAAATCACTTTTTTAAGCCATTTAACAGGGAAAAGGACAACACCTATTCCTGTCTTTTCGCAGTCCCGGCCCTTGCCCCAAAATCCCAGCAAGGCATATTTCTCATTGCAATCGACATGGCCGGTAATGAACAAAAAAGGGGATTTTATTATGACCTTTTACCCTTTAGGCCCGTTAAAGATACCATACGGATATCAGAAAATTTTCTACGCAGAAAAATGCCGGAATTCTCTCAACTCATTGGACAGGATTCAAAAGACCTATTAAGCGTCTTTTTAAAGGTCAATAATGATCTGAGAAAGCAGAACAACGATCGCTTGCTGTCCTTTTGCCAAAAGGTCTCTGGTCCTCCAATGTGGAAAAATGGCTTTAAGGCCCTACCAAATGCGGCAAAGCGGGCCGGATTTGCTGATGAAAGACACTACTATTACAGGGGCAAGGAGATAGATCAGGCAAATCACATGGGAATAGATTTGGCCTCTATAAAAAATGCACCTGTACCTGCAGCCAACTCCGGAACCGTTGTATTTGCCGGAGACCTAGGGATCTATGGAAATACCGTGATAATCGACCACGGTGCAGGACTTTATACATCATATTCTCACCTTGGAGACATGACAGTGAGCCCTGGGGAGGTGGTAGACAAGGGTTATATCATTGGCAAAACCGATACAACTGGCCTTGCAGGGGGAGATCACCTTCATTTTGCCACTATAGTTCAGGGGGTATTTGTAAATCCCCTAGAATGGCTAGACGCAAGGTGGATTAAAGATCATATAGACAAAAACATGTAA
- a CDS encoding ChaN family lipoprotein has translation MMPGKTRPFHSVSFLNFLFFLMLFYPPLVTAKNYQGTYNNSLPKVSIIVEYDEATGILKGREIIRCNEGIDVEINGHIMHLNKKECNEGYEHTIEKQIGFIRKNVALIGSWYAAPTTLALYELQVTVPSGLEVVSESDDVEVVKNQSGGNTFFFKFPHPRQDVTLVIGRYVVFSKDFDGIKINTYFFEEHKGLSVSYIDKTIDYIRDFENRFGPFPFKRFSIVENEFPTGFSMATMTLVGQQLLEYPFMVEQSLGHEIAHSWFGNSLYVDIREGNWCEGLTTYVADYYFSEKKGEDRDYRHDTLIDYQSYVHQGNAISLSDFKFRSDRATKAVGYGKGAMVFHMLRVKLGDQIFYRGLKKFIKEYSFKKAGWKDIEKVFEEVSKEDLSQFFHQWITRNDIPSLGIERQTLTREKTGNYKVSFDIVQFQAHPYLLDVPILIVTPTVVLDRTVRTSTSRRHVTIEIDSEDIPTKIIIDPGFDLFRTLSSSEFPTTISRLLGDEKKYVYSNENLHIDGFHKLGPGGVSREILTESSILFVGEPPEDILGLNPDFSALPSGSFIKIFQNPLNPEKVIGILRFENKQDLQAIIRKIPHYGRYNYIEVKDGVVVKKEKARGDRGIEADLKAPILGIASSDLSDLSTIIDRIKTADVVFVGEEHDQYAHHLAQLEVIRGLVERGFKVAVGMEMFQRPFQEVLDKFIRGTITEKEFLRQSEYFSRWGYDYVLYRPILRFCREKKIPVIALNLKKEISKKVARCGIESLSEEEKKLIPKSLDISNEAYKKSLKVIFDAHEDNQLGNFEYFYQAQILWDETMAKSVVEYLKAHPGTKMVVLAGIGHIGFGYGIPSRVKRRADVKTAILAATGDISDPTMADYFIFPPFVPKPFSARLGVILDVTPGKPITIKKVMPHSAAFKAGLKKGDQLLGFDGEPIRSIEDLKIALLFKGPKDTCTLTIKRPRRFLRDIKKTITVGPFGNEMMFHGHGSLKKEVVFDMKAVKFAILGNTVVCFMKFAVAFTGGSASMFAEAIHSLADTLNQALLWVGIRRSRIGPSKEFPLGRGQERFVWGLISACGIFFVGAGVTIYHGIEGLIHPKQPEINKWTALVLMASFILESTTLLIAWFERKEADTANLAVLLEDTAAVFGVFLATGAIILTKLTGNIYWDSYGSIIVGIMLAIIAVILIKENLSYLIERASPEKLQEEVRQYLEELPLVEDIKEVRMIVLTPDEHRLRAEVEINGYLLVREMEESLRDDFEDIEDFGDFLQFCAAFANRVTRTVGAKIDEMEAILKKRAPYLKYVDIKPS, from the coding sequence ATGATGCCAGGCAAAACAAGACCCTTTCATAGTGTGTCTTTCCTCAATTTTCTATTTTTTCTTATGCTTTTTTATCCTCCATTAGTGACCGCTAAAAACTATCAAGGCACTTATAATAATTCTTTACCTAAAGTCTCAATAATTGTTGAATACGATGAGGCCACAGGTATCCTCAAAGGTAGAGAGATAATTAGGTGTAATGAGGGCATTGATGTTGAAATTAATGGCCATATCATGCACTTAAATAAAAAAGAATGTAATGAGGGCTATGAGCATACAATAGAAAAACAGATTGGTTTCATCCGGAAAAATGTTGCCCTCATTGGTAGCTGGTATGCTGCTCCCACAACACTTGCCCTCTATGAACTTCAGGTCACAGTGCCCTCTGGCCTTGAGGTGGTATCAGAGTCCGATGATGTGGAGGTAGTAAAAAATCAAAGCGGGGGAAATACCTTTTTCTTTAAGTTCCCCCATCCAAGACAAGATGTAACTCTTGTCATTGGAAGGTACGTTGTCTTTTCAAAAGACTTTGATGGAATAAAAATTAACACCTATTTCTTTGAAGAACACAAAGGTCTTTCTGTTTCTTATATAGATAAGACTATTGATTATATCAGGGATTTTGAGAATAGATTTGGTCCCTTTCCATTTAAGAGGTTTTCGATTGTAGAAAACGAGTTCCCCACTGGTTTCAGTATGGCAACTATGACCTTAGTGGGTCAGCAACTCCTAGAGTACCCCTTTATGGTAGAACAATCATTGGGCCATGAAATTGCTCACTCTTGGTTTGGAAACAGCCTGTACGTTGACATCAGAGAGGGCAATTGGTGTGAGGGACTCACAACGTACGTAGCTGACTACTATTTCAGCGAAAAAAAAGGTGAAGATAGGGATTACAGACACGATACTCTCATAGATTACCAAAGCTATGTTCATCAAGGTAACGCCATTTCCCTCTCAGATTTTAAGTTTAGATCAGACAGGGCCACCAAGGCAGTGGGCTATGGAAAGGGAGCCATGGTGTTTCACATGCTTAGAGTGAAACTTGGAGACCAGATATTTTATCGTGGACTAAAGAAATTTATAAAAGAATATTCTTTTAAAAAGGCTGGGTGGAAGGATATTGAGAAGGTCTTTGAAGAGGTATCAAAAGAGGATCTTTCTCAGTTTTTTCATCAGTGGATCACGAGAAACGACATACCCAGCCTCGGGATCGAGAGACAGACACTGACCAGGGAAAAGACTGGGAACTACAAGGTAAGTTTTGATATAGTGCAGTTTCAGGCACATCCTTATCTGTTGGATGTTCCAATTCTCATCGTGACTCCAACCGTGGTATTAGATAGAACGGTGAGGACTTCAACCTCAAGGAGACATGTAACCATTGAGATTGATTCAGAAGACATCCCCACAAAAATTATTATAGACCCGGGCTTTGACCTTTTTAGGACTCTGTCCTCTTCTGAATTTCCTACGACTATTTCCAGGCTATTGGGAGATGAAAAAAAATATGTGTATTCAAATGAGAATTTACATATAGATGGCTTTCATAAACTTGGTCCTGGCGGAGTTAGTAGGGAGATATTGACTGAATCTTCAATACTGTTCGTTGGAGAACCGCCAGAAGATATTTTAGGCCTAAACCCAGATTTTTCAGCCCTTCCATCGGGCAGTTTTATCAAGATTTTTCAAAATCCCTTAAACCCTGAAAAAGTGATTGGTATTTTGAGGTTTGAGAACAAACAGGATCTTCAGGCAATCATCAGAAAGATTCCTCACTATGGTCGTTATAACTACATAGAAGTTAAAGACGGAGTGGTTGTGAAAAAGGAAAAGGCAAGAGGGGATCGAGGTATTGAGGCAGATTTGAAGGCCCCGATCCTGGGTATAGCCTCAAGCGATCTCTCTGATCTCTCCACAATCATAGACAGAATAAAGACTGCTGATGTTGTGTTTGTAGGAGAAGAACATGATCAGTATGCCCATCACCTTGCGCAGCTCGAGGTTATTCGTGGGCTTGTAGAGCGGGGATTTAAGGTAGCAGTGGGAATGGAGATGTTTCAGAGGCCTTTTCAAGAGGTGCTGGACAAGTTCATAAGGGGAACGATAACTGAAAAGGAATTTTTGAGGCAAAGTGAATACTTTTCCAGGTGGGGATATGATTACGTGCTCTATAGGCCAATTCTAAGATTTTGCAGAGAGAAAAAGATCCCTGTAATTGCACTCAATCTTAAAAAAGAAATCTCTAAAAAGGTCGCACGTTGTGGGATTGAGTCATTGTCAGAAGAAGAAAAAAAACTCATTCCAAAGAGCCTGGATATTAGTAACGAGGCCTATAAAAAGAGCCTTAAGGTCATTTTCGATGCCCATGAAGACAATCAGTTAGGAAACTTCGAATATTTCTATCAGGCCCAGATACTATGGGATGAAACAATGGCCAAGAGCGTGGTAGAATATCTTAAGGCCCATCCTGGGACAAAGATGGTGGTCCTCGCTGGCATTGGTCACATTGGATTTGGATATGGTATCCCAAGCAGGGTTAAACGCAGGGCCGATGTCAAGACTGCTATCCTTGCGGCTACAGGAGATATTTCTGATCCTACTATGGCCGACTATTTTATATTCCCTCCATTTGTTCCCAAACCCTTTAGCGCCCGTCTTGGGGTTATCCTAGATGTCACTCCTGGCAAACCTATCACTATTAAAAAGGTCATGCCTCATAGTGCCGCTTTTAAGGCTGGGTTAAAGAAAGGAGATCAGTTACTGGGCTTTGATGGTGAACCCATTAGGTCCATAGAGGATTTGAAGATAGCACTCCTTTTTAAGGGCCCCAAGGACACTTGTACCCTAACTATCAAACGTCCAAGACGGTTTTTGAGGGACATAAAAAAGACGATAACAGTAGGCCCCTTTGGCAATGAAATGATGTTTCACGGGCATGGTTCTCTAAAAAAAGAGGTAGTTTTTGATATGAAAGCAGTAAAGTTTGCCATATTGGGAAATACAGTAGTGTGCTTCATGAAATTTGCTGTAGCCTTTACTGGAGGAAGCGCCTCGATGTTTGCAGAGGCCATCCACTCCCTCGCAGACACTTTGAACCAGGCGTTGCTATGGGTAGGCATTCGACGAAGTCGCATAGGGCCATCAAAAGAATTCCCTTTGGGGAGAGGTCAGGAGAGGTTTGTATGGGGGCTTATCTCTGCGTGTGGAATTTTTTTTGTAGGTGCAGGAGTTACCATCTACCACGGTATCGAGGGGCTTATTCATCCAAAACAACCAGAAATCAATAAATGGACTGCTCTGGTTCTAATGGCCTCGTTTATTCTCGAGAGTACTACACTTTTAATTGCCTGGTTCGAACGCAAAGAGGCAGATACTGCTAACCTAGCCGTACTTTTAGAGGACACTGCCGCGGTTTTTGGTGTCTTTTTGGCCACAGGAGCAATCATTCTTACCAAATTAACAGGCAATATATATTGGGACTCTTATGGTTCCATAATCGTGGGTATAATGCTCGCTATAATTGCCGTTATACTGATTAAAGAGAATTTGAGCTATTTGATTGAAAGGGCCAGCCCTGAAAAACTCCAAGAGGAGGTCAGGCAGTACCTCGAAGAACTTCCCCTTGTAGAGGACATCAAAGAGGTGAGGATGATAGTGCTCACACCTGATGAGCACAGGCTTCGTGCAGAGGTTGAAATAAATGGTTATTTATTGGTTAGAGAGATGGAAGAGAGTCTCCGAGACGACTTTGAAGACATAGAGGATTTTGGAGACTTTTTACAGTTCTGTGCGGCATTTGCAAATCGGGTTACGAGAACGGTTGGAGCAAAGATCGACGAGATGGAGGCAATATTGAAAAAACGCGCCCCCTATCTCAAATATGTAGATATTAAGCCGTCTTAA
- a CDS encoding nucleoside recognition protein — protein MIPFYMGTFHKKKKKGRHKPKNTQRNFITSLIVTSLFIVLLFYLGVDANSLAKRIILPLSRLFLIIALTLSISGFVEGMGWSKIIARYVRPLMKMGGFSDHAGIAFTTAFLSGVAANTMLLNAYEENKITERELFLANLLNTGLPSYFLHLPTTIAIIVPLVGRAGAIYLLITFSAALLRTIVITLCGRLILVRNRAQRNHGPASVPRAEEQEKDGLGKAITLIKRYLKTRLTRIVVFTIPIYLGVVLAQEVGVFDWLQEKSAFFIQLQGFPVESVSVVAFTIIAEFTAGAAAAGAMLHSGILTVKETVLALVLGNVIATPFRAIRHQLPRYLGIYRPAMGIKLLVTGQTLRVVSVIVVAICYVYWL, from the coding sequence ATGATCCCATTTTACATGGGAACATTCCATAAGAAAAAGAAAAAAGGGCGGCATAAGCCTAAAAATACCCAACGGAATTTCATCACATCTTTAATCGTAACCTCTCTATTTATAGTTCTGCTGTTTTACCTTGGTGTGGATGCTAATAGTCTTGCAAAAAGGATTATTTTGCCACTCAGTAGATTATTTCTGATAATCGCGCTGACGCTCAGTATAAGCGGATTCGTTGAAGGAATGGGATGGAGTAAAATCATAGCAAGGTATGTCCGTCCTTTAATGAAGATGGGTGGTTTTAGTGATCATGCTGGCATTGCATTTACAACGGCATTTCTATCTGGCGTCGCAGCCAATACTATGCTCTTAAATGCCTATGAGGAAAACAAGATTACCGAAAGGGAATTGTTCCTAGCAAACCTCTTGAATACCGGTCTGCCGAGCTATTTTTTACATCTGCCAACAACTATCGCCATAATCGTGCCACTGGTTGGAAGGGCAGGGGCCATATATCTCTTGATAACCTTTTCTGCTGCTCTACTGAGGACGATCGTGATCACGCTGTGCGGGAGACTTATTTTAGTGAGAAATAGGGCCCAGAGAAACCATGGGCCGGCATCGGTTCCCAGGGCAGAGGAACAAGAAAAAGACGGCCTTGGAAAGGCAATTACCCTTATAAAAAGATATCTGAAGACGAGATTGACTAGGATCGTTGTCTTCACCATTCCAATCTATCTAGGAGTGGTTCTGGCCCAAGAGGTCGGAGTGTTTGACTGGTTGCAGGAAAAGAGTGCGTTCTTTATACAGCTTCAGGGTTTTCCAGTAGAGAGTGTTTCAGTAGTGGCCTTTACTATAATTGCCGAATTTACTGCAGGCGCAGCTGCAGCCGGAGCTATGCTTCATTCAGGCATTTTGACTGTGAAAGAGACGGTTTTGGCCTTAGTCCTCGGCAATGTTATTGCAACGCCTTTTAGGGCAATTCGCCATCAACTCCCAAGATATCTTGGCATATACAGGCCAGCCATGGGCATTAAACTACTGGTAACTGGGCAAACTCTTAGGGTGGTAAGCGTTATAGTAGTGGCCATTTGTTATGTATATTGGCTTTAA
- a CDS encoding Hsp20/alpha crystallin family protein: protein MFELTPWRPFGELRTLRREMDKLWEDFFGGQELVSTDGVWVPAIDISETKDAIIVRAEIPGMDVKDIEINLTGDVLTIKGEKKQKAEEKDENFHRIETRYGAFQRAIRVPVSVDSDKIQAKYEKGVLKITLPKKEEAKPKQIEVKVE from the coding sequence ATGTTTGAACTCACTCCCTGGAGGCCATTTGGAGAATTAAGGACTCTTAGGCGTGAAATGGATAAACTTTGGGAAGACTTCTTCGGAGGTCAGGAGTTGGTATCCACAGATGGCGTGTGGGTACCTGCGATTGATATCTCGGAAACCAAGGACGCCATTATCGTCCGGGCCGAGATTCCTGGAATGGATGTAAAGGATATAGAAATCAACCTTACAGGTGATGTCCTTACCATAAAGGGTGAAAAGAAACAGAAGGCAGAGGAGAAGGATGAAAACTTCCACAGGATTGAGACCCGTTACGGTGCTTTCCAGAGGGCTATAAGGGTCCCTGTAAGCGTTGATTCTGACAAGATACAGGCAAAATATGAAAAAGGCGTGTTGAAGATTACTCTTCCAAAGAAGGAAGAGGCAAAACCCAAGCAGATAGAGGTCAAGGTAGAATAA
- a CDS encoding DUF5752 family protein, with amino-acid sequence MENNKNMKFHVRDCALVRMSTGFRAQTLREFKECIERVPESSIYHHFWGRFLQPQFDEPEYNNDFAAWVYHSLHEKALAEKLSVIDPTEFEDIESIRQELIERIEDYLFEYEFVPGARADEQFYFVQSQLVVLDTGLNLNEPKDLKEAVPQMSPGSIFYHFIDARRRTPEKTNDFSAWLVGWGKEYEPLANSFKQMDPYFGSLEALRAMIHQECIAFFNGGNS; translated from the coding sequence ATGGAAAACAATAAAAACATGAAATTCCATGTACGCGACTGTGCCCTGGTAAGGATGAGCACAGGTTTTAGGGCCCAGACTCTACGAGAATTCAAGGAATGCATTGAACGCGTACCGGAAAGCAGCATATATCATCATTTCTGGGGTAGATTCCTGCAACCCCAGTTCGATGAACCAGAATACAACAACGACTTTGCTGCATGGGTCTATCATAGTCTCCACGAAAAGGCCCTTGCAGAGAAACTGAGTGTTATAGATCCAACAGAATTCGAAGACATAGAGTCCATAAGACAAGAACTTATTGAAAGGATAGAGGACTATCTCTTTGAATATGAATTCGTCCCAGGGGCCAGAGCAGACGAACAGTTCTATTTCGTACAGAGTCAACTTGTGGTGCTTGACACTGGCCTTAACCTTAACGAACCAAAAGACCTCAAAGAGGCCGTTCCCCAGATGTCTCCCGGAAGCATATTCTACCATTTTATCGACGCACGAAGACGTACTCCTGAAAAGACCAATGACTTTAGCGCATGGCTAGTAGGCTGGGGTAAAGAATATGAACCATTAGCCAATTCCTTCAAACAAATGGATCCCTACTTTGGTTCGTTAGAGGCACTCAGGGCCATGATTCACCAAGAATGTATAGCTTTTTTTAATGGAGGAAATAGTTAA
- a CDS encoding glycosyltransferase, which yields MELLEQYNQVAGKEVVEHLKQLAEPLRGMKVVHVNSTRQGGGVAELLRKIVPMMEALGLDARWEVIEGTNRFFQCTKGFHNSLQGKTVLISESALEEYERVNAQNAEELKPVLQDADFVFIHDPQPAALLKYIPDRKGKWIWRCHIDCSRPYRPVWKYIRNLIVDYDASIFSLAEFAQPLPHPQYIIAPSIDPLSEKNIELPANEVDGIFDQFGLKRDLPLILQVSRFDRFKDPLGVIAAYKEAKRMIPLQLVLAGGGATDDPEGEVVLEEVKRAANGDPDIHILVLPPDAHRTINALQRAADIVLQKSIKEGFGLTVSEAMWKGKPVIGGDTGGIRLQVVDHYTGFKVRTPEGAALRIRYLLHSTEKRFEMGQRAKRFVKDNFLVTRHLREYLALMIAIFHGFEDRIDLSLAP from the coding sequence ATGGAACTATTGGAACAGTATAATCAAGTAGCCGGAAAAGAGGTAGTTGAACACCTGAAACAGCTTGCAGAACCCCTTCGTGGCATGAAGGTCGTCCATGTGAATTCCACGAGACAAGGAGGGGGTGTTGCCGAACTACTGAGAAAGATAGTGCCAATGATGGAGGCCCTTGGATTGGATGCACGCTGGGAGGTGATTGAGGGAACTAATCGCTTTTTCCAGTGCACAAAGGGATTTCATAACAGCCTACAGGGCAAGACAGTGCTGATCTCTGAAAGTGCTCTTGAAGAATACGAAAGAGTAAATGCCCAAAATGCCGAGGAATTAAAGCCCGTCCTTCAAGATGCAGACTTCGTATTCATACATGACCCCCAACCGGCTGCCCTATTAAAATATATTCCAGACAGAAAGGGCAAATGGATATGGCGCTGCCATATAGACTGCTCAAGACCCTATAGGCCAGTTTGGAAATACATAAGAAATCTAATTGTCGATTATGATGCTAGTATATTTTCTCTTGCAGAATTTGCCCAACCCCTCCCACATCCTCAATACATTATTGCTCCTAGCATTGATCCACTGAGTGAGAAAAATATAGAACTACCAGCAAATGAAGTTGATGGGATCTTTGACCAATTTGGCCTAAAACGCGATCTTCCTCTGATACTACAAGTGTCCAGATTCGACAGATTTAAAGATCCCCTTGGAGTAATTGCTGCCTACAAAGAGGCAAAAAGAATGATTCCCCTTCAACTGGTGTTAGCTGGAGGTGGGGCAACAGACGATCCAGAGGGCGAGGTGGTACTCGAAGAGGTAAAAAGGGCAGCAAACGGAGATCCGGACATTCACATATTGGTACTTCCCCCAGATGCCCACCGGACCATCAATGCCCTCCAAAGGGCGGCGGACATCGTGCTCCAAAAATCCATCAAAGAGGGATTTGGACTCACAGTATCTGAGGCAATGTGGAAGGGTAAGCCAGTAATCGGAGGAGATACAGGTGGAATTAGACTACAGGTAGTAGATCATTACACGGGTTTTAAGGTGAGAACCCCAGAAGGCGCTGCTCTTAGGATTCGCTATCTGCTCCACTCTACAGAAAAACGTTTTGAAATGGGACAAAGGGCAAAGAGGTTCGTCAAAGACAACTTCCTCGTAACCCGTCATCTCAGGGAATACCTTGCCCTTATGATTGCAATCTTCCATGGGTTCGAAGACAGGATCGATTTATCACTGGCCCCATGA
- the otsB gene encoding trehalose-phosphatase, with product MKTIKNPEKVRAFFDCLRDYPRIKRLIMLDYDGTLAPFVVDRDRAYPYEGVLEILDQIVSSKTNKIVIITGRNAAKIKDFLPLKNPYEVWGAHGMERVLHDGSVTRTPITEDVQKAFSKASKWAKTHGMSDRIEQKYGSLAFHIRGLEKDKIEALLTYAKDAFKKISEGTGLEIKEFDGGIELRTQGVDKGTAVRTILSETEGDTIFSYFGDDLTDEDAFTALGDLGVSFLVRPEYRPTKADVWVKPPHELKDVLKRFIVKPKSCTAKRDRNDF from the coding sequence ATGAAGACAATCAAAAATCCTGAGAAAGTTAGGGCATTTTTCGACTGTCTAAGAGATTATCCCAGAATAAAGCGTCTCATCATGCTCGACTACGACGGAACACTGGCCCCCTTCGTAGTGGATAGGGACAGGGCCTATCCTTACGAAGGGGTCTTAGAGATCTTAGACCAGATCGTATCCTCTAAAACAAATAAAATCGTAATTATAACAGGGCGCAACGCAGCCAAGATCAAGGATTTTTTACCCCTAAAAAACCCCTACGAAGTATGGGGTGCCCATGGAATGGAAAGAGTCCTTCACGATGGTAGCGTGACCAGAACTCCCATCACAGAAGACGTACAAAAGGCCTTTTCCAAGGCCTCAAAATGGGCAAAAACCCACGGTATGTCGGACAGGATCGAACAAAAGTACGGTTCTTTGGCATTTCACATTAGGGGGCTTGAAAAAGACAAGATAGAGGCCCTGCTCACATATGCCAAGGATGCCTTTAAAAAAATATCTGAAGGCACAGGATTAGAAATAAAGGAATTTGACGGTGGAATAGAGCTCAGGACCCAGGGTGTTGACAAGGGAACTGCTGTAAGAACCATCCTATCAGAGACAGAAGGAGACACCATTTTTTCCTATTTCGGCGATGACCTGACTGATGAAGATGCATTTACAGCCCTCGGCGACTTGGGAGTTAGCTTTTTAGTGCGCCCTGAATACAGACCAACAAAAGCAGATGTGTGGGTAAAACCCCCTCATGAGTTGAAAGATGTATTAAAGCGTTTTATTGTAAAACCTAAATCCTGCACGGCAAAAAGGGACAGAAATGATTTTTAA